A genome region from Bacteroidales bacterium includes the following:
- a CDS encoding DUF333 domain-containing protein produces the protein MKKILLTMILFSLVAYVYSQNKVIPNPASLYTKFLGYKTEMKTDSNGNQIKVCIFPNNTECDEWAFFRGKCGSEFSYCALKGCDAETDSTDTAQFGVCVCTDSLGKKMKISLLDFMMQHGDTLYKESRIDRMK, from the coding sequence ATGAAAAAAATACTCTTAACAATGATACTGTTTTCATTGGTAGCTTACGTTTATTCGCAAAATAAAGTGATACCAAATCCTGCATCTTTGTACACCAAATTTTTAGGGTATAAAACAGAGATGAAAACCGATAGTAATGGTAATCAGATAAAAGTATGTATTTTCCCTAATAATACTGAATGCGATGAGTGGGCGTTTTTTCGAGGTAAGTGTGGATCTGAATTCTCCTACTGTGCGCTAAAAGGATGTGATGCAGAAACCGACTCAACTGATACTGCACAGTTTGGCGTTTGTGTATGTACTGATTCTCTAGGGAAAAAGATGAAAATTTCTTTGCTTGATTTTATGATGCAGCATGGTGATACATTATATAAGGAGTCGAGGATAGATAGAATGAAATAG
- a CDS encoding DUF333 domain-containing protein has translation MTKKIKLVVLFIVICMTTFAQKGFKSPAATYCETLGYKYSIQTDKQGNEVGMCTLPSGQTVNAWDFYKGKVAQEYSYAAKKGYKIETVTEKINGFVTEYAVCTREVKGVKERMSLQDLMEKNGDRMQLETRGPGKDIYEIAKDNPSFVASKVNPTSFDWRSYNGHSYIGAVRDQGSCGSCYAFGASACAEGTYNFATGLYDSNTSDFAESYIVWCLGTMSAYSSHFGGCGGADYTYSELQALVDIGTVAESYFPYSATDPQTCPAAATNAPKTKFNAWYRVPCSDIEAIKTAIMTYGVVDVAVYVSTAWQNYSGGIYTDASTSCPGSPCDYTTTNHAVALVGWGHDATAGDYWILRNSWGPTWGESGYMRTAVTAARVACSVCYMVYQNTPPAAPTATTVAASGVTNNVATLNGTVNANNASTTVTFEYGLTTSYGSTINGTPNTLTGASATSVTASLTGLTASTTYNYRVKAVNAYGTTYGLNMTFTTSANPISLTLPVTENFAASTLPSQWTTQNVGTGITERWSMSNTATAGGAAYELMCTYQQINPGTTRIITAPVNTVGVSQVTFSFKHMLNAYATGVTLRLQTSNDKSTWTNTSWSVATTATDIAATTVSVPVTTNLNSNNTYFALVADGDLYQIDYWYIDNISITSGGSTIPTVTTTAATSITSSSAVSGGNVTADGGATVTERGICYATTANPTTANSKVVTGSGTGTYTSTMTGLAASTLYYVRAYAINANGTAYGSQVSFTTLGTGTTVIIGTGTATQGYPLSCYYGYERSASLYTSAEIGRTGTINKVEWYPTITLSYNVPVKIYIKTTTATTITASTWATAISGATLVYNGTMAGTTANAWKAFSLSTTFNYTANNVLVLVETNYTGTGAGTSTGPACRYTSATSKHMYIRADNSAPTGTATVSSYRPNIRLTFSGVASPRTEDLDQNIENNEMISAYPNPTTGIITVRSEGSIRSIDVYSITGAKIYSRPNVTDETSKEIDLSNFSNGVYIIIVNDGVKNHSLKVTKQ, from the coding sequence ATGACGAAAAAAATTAAATTGGTTGTACTATTCATAGTGATTTGTATGACCACTTTCGCACAAAAAGGGTTTAAAAGCCCGGCTGCGACCTATTGTGAAACCTTGGGATACAAGTACTCAATTCAAACCGACAAACAAGGTAATGAAGTTGGTATGTGCACCCTCCCATCAGGCCAAACGGTAAATGCATGGGATTTTTATAAAGGTAAAGTTGCACAAGAGTATTCTTATGCAGCAAAAAAAGGGTACAAAATTGAAACAGTTACAGAAAAAATCAACGGATTTGTAACTGAGTATGCAGTTTGTACTCGCGAAGTTAAGGGTGTTAAAGAAAGAATGTCCTTACAAGATCTAATGGAAAAAAATGGTGATAGAATGCAACTGGAAACAAGAGGTCCTGGAAAGGATATTTATGAAATAGCTAAGGATAATCCTAGCTTCGTTGCGTCTAAAGTCAATCCAACCTCTTTCGACTGGAGAAGCTACAACGGACATTCATATATAGGAGCAGTTCGCGATCAAGGTAGCTGCGGATCATGCTATGCATTTGGAGCATCTGCCTGCGCTGAGGGTACTTACAATTTTGCAACAGGTCTATATGATTCAAACACATCTGATTTTGCTGAATCTTACATAGTTTGGTGTTTAGGTACCATGTCAGCATATAGTAGCCATTTTGGTGGATGTGGCGGAGCAGACTATACCTATTCTGAACTTCAAGCATTAGTTGACATTGGAACAGTAGCTGAATCATACTTCCCATACTCAGCTACCGATCCTCAAACATGTCCAGCAGCAGCTACTAATGCTCCTAAGACTAAATTCAATGCTTGGTATAGAGTTCCTTGTTCAGATATTGAGGCAATCAAAACAGCCATTATGACCTACGGCGTTGTTGATGTTGCTGTTTATGTTTCAACTGCATGGCAAAACTACAGTGGGGGTATATATACAGATGCTTCAACATCTTGCCCTGGTAGTCCTTGCGATTACACAACAACTAACCATGCTGTTGCATTAGTAGGTTGGGGACACGATGCAACTGCTGGTGACTACTGGATTTTGAGAAATTCATGGGGTCCAACATGGGGAGAAAGTGGATATATGAGAACTGCTGTAACAGCAGCACGTGTAGCTTGCTCCGTTTGCTATATGGTTTATCAAAACACACCTCCTGCAGCTCCAACTGCAACTACAGTTGCTGCATCTGGAGTTACTAATAATGTTGCTACTTTAAATGGTACAGTTAATGCAAATAATGCTTCAACCACAGTTACTTTTGAGTATGGTTTAACAACCAGCTACGGAAGTACTATAAACGGTACACCTAATACATTAACTGGTGCATCTGCAACCAGTGTTACTGCATCTTTAACAGGACTGACCGCCAGCACCACTTATAATTATAGGGTAAAAGCTGTTAACGCCTATGGTACTACCTATGGTCTCAATATGACTTTTACGACCTCAGCAAATCCAATATCATTGACTCTCCCAGTAACCGAGAATTTTGCTGCATCAACACTACCAAGCCAATGGACAACTCAAAATGTTGGAACAGGTATTACCGAGCGTTGGAGCATGTCGAATACTGCAACCGCAGGTGGTGCTGCTTACGAATTAATGTGTACATACCAACAAATTAACCCAGGAACAACAAGAATTATTACTGCTCCTGTTAATACCGTTGGGGTTAGCCAAGTAACATTCTCATTCAAACACATGCTAAATGCTTATGCTACTGGTGTTACTTTACGCCTACAAACATCGAATGACAAATCAACTTGGACAAATACCAGCTGGTCTGTTGCAACTACAGCTACCGATATTGCAGCTACTACCGTTAGCGTTCCTGTTACAACCAATCTAAACTCAAACAATACCTATTTTGCCCTTGTTGCTGATGGTGACCTATACCAGATTGACTACTGGTATATCGATAATATTTCAATAACAAGCGGTGGCTCAACAATCCCGACTGTTACTACAACCGCCGCAACAAGCATTACTTCAAGTTCTGCGGTAAGTGGTGGTAATGTAACTGCCGATGGTGGTGCAACCGTTACTGAAAGAGGCATTTGCTATGCAACAACTGCAAATCCAACAACTGCAAACAGCAAGGTGGTAACAGGATCAGGAACAGGAACATACACTTCAACCATGACAGGACTTGCTGCAAGTACTCTTTACTATGTAAGAGCTTATGCAATTAATGCCAACGGAACAGCTTACGGCTCACAGGTTTCTTTCACAACATTAGGTACAGGAACAACTGTAATAATTGGTACTGGAACTGCAACACAGGGATATCCACTAAGCTGCTACTACGGTTACGAGAGAAGCGCATCACTTTACACATCTGCTGAAATTGGTAGAACAGGAACAATCAATAAGGTTGAGTGGTATCCCACAATAACCTTATCATACAACGTTCCTGTAAAGATTTACATTAAGACCACAACCGCTACTACCATTACCGCTTCAACATGGGCAACAGCAATTTCAGGTGCTACATTAGTTTATAACGGTACTATGGCTGGAACAACAGCTAATGCATGGAAGGCATTCAGCCTATCTACAACATTTAACTATACCGCAAACAATGTATTGGTTCTTGTTGAGACGAACTACACAGGAACTGGTGCAGGTACAAGTACAGGTCCAGCTTGTCGTTACACTTCTGCAACAAGCAAACACATGTACATCAGAGCTGATAATTCAGCCCCAACAGGTACTGCAACTGTTTCAAGTTACCGCCCCAACATCAGGTTAACATTCTCAGGAGTAGCTTCACCAAGAACTGAAGATCTTGACCAAAATATTGAGAATAACGAAATGATTAGCGCTTACCCAAATCCTACAACTGGTATTATTACTGTAAGAAGCGAAGGAAGCATTAGATCAATTGATGTTTACTCAATAACTGGAGCTAAGATTTACTCAAGACCAAATGTTACAGATGAGACATCAAAGGAAATTGATCTTTCTAATTTCAGCAATGGTGTATATATAATAATTGTTAACGATGGCGTTAAGAATCACTCATTGAAAGTAACAAAACAGTAA